A single genomic interval of Streptosporangium album harbors:
- a CDS encoding LLM class flavin-dependent oxidoreductase, which yields MAEDNIRGVARGTSEVPLSILELATVGSGVTPTETLRASTELAKRAEKLGYHRIWVAEHHGMPSVASSSPAVLIAHLAAATTTIRLGSGGVMLPNHAPLIVAEQFGTLHALHPGRIDLGLGRAPGTDPATARALRRHGLDADDFPEQLAELTAFLDGAFPAGHPLERVVAIPRSPETGRPPIWLLGSSGFSAQLAGLLGLPFAFAHHFSAANTIPALDLYRSSFQPSAVLDRPYAMIGVSAVAAESSEQALRMARSGGLSMLRLRRGAPQPVPTPEEAEAHGYSPVEKDFLDDYLSKLVYGDPAEVRTGLEELRKRTEADELMITTLVHSPTARIRSYELIAQAYGLSQSA from the coding sequence ATGGCTGAAGACAACATCCGTGGTGTGGCACGCGGCACCTCCGAGGTCCCCCTGTCGATCCTCGAACTGGCCACGGTCGGTTCGGGCGTGACCCCCACCGAGACCCTGCGGGCGAGCACCGAGCTGGCGAAGCGGGCGGAGAAACTGGGCTACCACCGGATCTGGGTCGCCGAACACCATGGGATGCCGTCCGTGGCCAGCTCCTCCCCCGCCGTGCTGATCGCCCACCTGGCCGCGGCGACCACGACCATCCGGCTGGGGTCCGGCGGGGTGATGCTGCCCAACCACGCCCCGCTGATCGTCGCCGAGCAGTTCGGCACGCTGCACGCGCTGCATCCGGGCCGCATCGACCTCGGGCTCGGCCGGGCACCGGGCACCGATCCCGCCACGGCCCGCGCGCTGCGCCGCCACGGCCTGGACGCCGACGACTTTCCCGAGCAGCTCGCCGAGCTGACCGCCTTCCTGGACGGCGCGTTCCCGGCGGGCCATCCGCTGGAGAGGGTCGTCGCCATCCCCCGGTCGCCCGAGACGGGCCGGCCGCCGATCTGGCTCCTGGGCTCCAGCGGTTTCAGCGCCCAGCTCGCGGGCCTGCTCGGCCTGCCGTTCGCGTTCGCCCACCACTTCAGCGCGGCCAACACCATCCCCGCCCTGGACCTCTACCGGTCGTCCTTCCAGCCGTCGGCCGTGCTCGACCGGCCGTACGCGATGATCGGCGTCTCCGCCGTCGCCGCGGAGAGCTCCGAGCAGGCGCTCCGCATGGCCCGTTCGGGTGGGCTGTCCATGCTGCGCCTGCGCCGCGGGGCTCCGCAGCCGGTCCCCACTCCCGAGGAGGCCGAGGCTCACGGCTACAGCCCGGTGGAGAAGGACTTCCTCGACGACTACCTGTCCAAGCTGGTGTACGGAGACCCCGCCGAGGTGCGGACGGGCCTGGAGGAGCTGCGCAAGCGCACCGAGGCCGACGAGCTGATGATCACCACGCTGGTCCACAGTCCCACGGCGCGGATCCGCTCCTACGAGCTGATCGCCCAGGCCTACGGGCTGTCCCAGAGCGCCTGA
- a CDS encoding ROK family transcriptional regulator, with amino-acid sequence MVRPERRTVRDLRRENRAVLLRTLYFEGPTSRHELSGLTGLSAASVSNVTGDLITDNVIVEAGLVESDGGRPRVLLRVNPEFGYAIGVDVGETHVRVELFDLDMNERAKAEYPLRPDRHDVDLVVRHILSGIEAVLAAGGVDPTRVLGVGIGVPGIVESGPEALIHAQTFGWDAVPLGALLRAGTSLPLYVDNGAKTMGQAELWFGAGRGTRHTIVALIGSGAGASIITDGITYRGANSSAGEWGHTKIAVGGRACRCGGRGCLEAYIGAESILERAGLSIEVPNEQAALADLVRAGGPVIEETADYLGAGLANLINLFNPERIVIGGWAGLMLGQHHLTRIKRSAADNSLTQPYETASIVLGRLGPDAVALGAATLVVEDFLLAKAVSPEQRTAAV; translated from the coding sequence ATGGTCAGGCCCGAACGCAGGACGGTACGCGATCTCCGGCGGGAGAACCGGGCGGTGCTGCTGCGGACGCTTTACTTCGAGGGCCCGACCAGCCGCCACGAGCTCAGCGGACTGACCGGCCTGAGCGCCGCCTCGGTCAGCAACGTGACCGGCGACCTCATCACCGACAACGTCATCGTCGAGGCGGGCCTGGTGGAGTCCGACGGCGGGCGCCCCCGGGTGCTGCTGCGGGTGAACCCGGAGTTCGGCTACGCGATCGGGGTGGACGTCGGCGAGACCCACGTGCGCGTCGAGCTGTTCGACCTCGACATGAACGAGCGGGCCAAGGCCGAATACCCCCTGCGCCCGGACCGCCACGACGTCGACCTGGTCGTACGGCACATCCTTTCCGGCATCGAAGCCGTGCTGGCCGCCGGCGGCGTCGACCCCACCCGGGTGCTCGGCGTCGGCATCGGCGTCCCCGGCATCGTCGAAAGCGGGCCGGAGGCGCTCATCCACGCCCAGACCTTCGGCTGGGACGCGGTCCCCCTCGGCGCGCTCCTGCGTGCGGGCACCTCGCTCCCGCTGTACGTCGACAACGGTGCCAAGACGATGGGGCAGGCCGAGCTGTGGTTCGGCGCCGGTCGCGGGACACGGCACACCATCGTCGCGCTGATCGGTTCGGGGGCCGGGGCCAGCATCATCACCGACGGGATCACCTACCGTGGCGCCAACAGCAGCGCCGGCGAGTGGGGGCACACCAAGATCGCGGTAGGGGGCCGGGCCTGCCGATGCGGCGGCCGTGGCTGCCTGGAGGCGTACATCGGCGCCGAGAGCATCCTGGAACGTGCCGGGCTGTCCATCGAGGTCCCCAACGAGCAGGCCGCCCTGGCCGACCTGGTCAGGGCGGGAGGCCCCGTCATCGAGGAGACCGCCGACTACCTCGGAGCCGGCCTGGCCAACCTGATCAACCTGTTCAACCCCGAGCGGATCGTCATCGGCGGCTGGGCCGGGCTCATGCTGGGCCAGCACCACCTGACGAGGATCAAGAGATCCGCCGCCGACAACTCCCTCACCCAGCCGTATGAGACGGCCTCCATCGTGCTGGGCCGCCTCGGGCCCGACGCGGTCGCCCTGGGAGCGGCGACTCTCGTCGTGGAGGACTTCCTGCTCGCCAAGGCCGTCTCGCCCGAGCAGCGGACGGCCGCGGTCTGA
- the fdh gene encoding formate dehydrogenase gives MALGGWISRWPVIRQLRGEDGRGEAARSARTDALRPRTEEADTVAKSICPYCAVGCGQLVYVKDGKVIQIEGDPDSPISRGRLCPKGSASKQLVTHSGRQTRVLYRRPHGTEWEPLDLETAMDMIAERVVRTRRETWQQEEDGKVVRRTMGIAGLGGATLDNEENYLMKKLYTALGAVQVENQARIUHSSTVPGLGTSFGRGGATDFQQDLAESDCIVIQGSNMAECHPVGFQWVAEAKARGAKVFHVDPRFTRTSAFADKHVPIRAGSDIVLLGALVNHVLVNELDFREYVLAYTNAATIVSEHFQDTEDLDGLFSGFDAQERKYDPSSWAYEGATEASDEAAAGLRGERREGGHRHAEAAGSDQYGAGGAAMHPRPPTDPTLTHPRCVYQILKRHFARYTPDTVAELCGISREDFAELADAITANSGRERTTAWAYAVGWTQHSVAVQYIRTAAILQLLLGNMGRPGGGILALRGHASIQGSTDIPTLFNILPGYLPMPHAHRHEGLDDYLAKAGADTGFWGRKRSYVVSLLKAWWGEAATAENDFCFDYMPRVTGDHGHYTTVMAQIDGTVKGYFVVGENPAVGSSGGKAQRLGLANLEWLVVRDLTLVETATFWKDGPELETGEMRTEDIATEVFFLPAASHVEKEGTFTNTQRLLQWREKALDPPGDCRSDLSFYYHLGKRIRQRMSADEIDRPVRELTWDYPEEGEHADPSAEAVLREINGTGPGGRALSAYTELAPDGSTRCGCWIYCGVYADEVNQAARRRPGREQNRVALEWGWAWPANRRILYNRASADPEGRPWSERKAYIWWDAEKGEWTGDDVPDFEKNKPPDYAPPEGALAEAAIAGTDPFIMQADGKGWLYAPTGLADGPLPAHYEPHESPVRNTLYGQQANPARRIYPRPESPYNPPESSRFPYVLTTYRLTEHHTAGSMSRPLAYLAELQPELFCEVSPQLAAEAGLANGEWATIVTSRTAIEARVLVTARVRPLRIEGRTIHQVGLPYHWGWGSGGLVTGDVTNDLTPIVLDPNVYIQEGKAMTCDLRPGRRPRGKALLDLMEEYRHG, from the coding sequence ATGGCACTCGGGGGATGGATCTCCCGCTGGCCGGTGATCCGGCAGCTCAGGGGAGAGGACGGCAGGGGCGAGGCCGCGCGGTCGGCACGGACCGACGCGCTGCGGCCCCGCACCGAGGAGGCGGACACGGTCGCGAAGTCGATCTGCCCCTACTGCGCGGTCGGCTGCGGCCAGCTCGTCTACGTCAAGGACGGGAAGGTCATCCAGATCGAGGGTGACCCCGACTCGCCGATCTCGCGCGGGCGCCTCTGTCCCAAGGGGTCGGCGAGCAAGCAGCTCGTCACCCACTCCGGCAGGCAGACACGGGTGCTCTACCGGCGGCCCCACGGCACCGAGTGGGAGCCACTGGACCTCGAGACCGCGATGGACATGATCGCCGAACGGGTGGTACGCACCCGGCGGGAGACCTGGCAGCAGGAGGAGGACGGCAAGGTCGTACGGCGCACCATGGGCATCGCCGGCCTGGGCGGGGCGACGCTCGACAACGAAGAGAACTACCTGATGAAGAAGCTGTACACCGCGCTCGGCGCGGTACAGGTGGAGAACCAGGCGCGTATTTGACACTCCTCCACCGTCCCCGGTCTGGGGACCAGCTTCGGGCGCGGCGGCGCCACGGACTTCCAGCAGGATCTGGCCGAGTCCGACTGCATCGTCATCCAGGGCTCCAACATGGCCGAGTGCCACCCGGTGGGGTTCCAGTGGGTGGCGGAGGCGAAGGCCCGCGGGGCGAAGGTCTTCCACGTCGACCCGCGTTTCACGCGGACCAGCGCGTTCGCCGACAAGCACGTGCCGATCCGCGCCGGCAGTGACATCGTCCTGCTCGGCGCCCTGGTCAACCACGTCCTGGTAAACGAGCTGGACTTCCGCGAGTACGTGCTCGCCTACACCAACGCGGCGACGATCGTCTCCGAGCACTTCCAGGACACCGAGGATCTGGACGGGCTGTTCTCCGGATTCGACGCGCAGGAGCGCAAGTACGACCCGTCCAGCTGGGCCTACGAGGGCGCGACCGAGGCGTCCGACGAGGCCGCCGCCGGGCTGCGCGGCGAGCGGCGGGAGGGCGGGCACCGCCACGCCGAGGCCGCGGGCTCCGACCAGTACGGCGCGGGCGGTGCCGCGATGCACCCCAGGCCGCCCACCGATCCGACGCTGACCCACCCGCGCTGCGTCTACCAGATCCTCAAGCGGCACTTCGCCCGCTACACCCCGGACACGGTGGCCGAGCTGTGCGGGATCTCCCGGGAGGACTTCGCCGAGCTGGCCGACGCGATCACGGCCAACTCCGGACGGGAACGCACCACCGCCTGGGCGTACGCGGTCGGCTGGACCCAGCACTCCGTGGCCGTGCAGTACATCCGCACGGCCGCGATCCTGCAACTGCTGCTCGGCAACATGGGACGCCCCGGCGGCGGCATCCTGGCGCTGCGCGGCCACGCCAGCATCCAGGGCTCCACCGACATCCCGACGCTCTTCAACATCCTGCCGGGATACCTGCCGATGCCGCACGCCCACCGGCACGAAGGGCTGGACGACTACCTGGCCAAGGCGGGGGCCGACACCGGATTCTGGGGCCGCAAGCGCTCCTACGTGGTGAGCCTGCTCAAGGCGTGGTGGGGGGAGGCGGCCACCGCGGAGAACGACTTCTGCTTCGACTACATGCCGCGCGTCACCGGTGACCACGGCCACTACACGACCGTGATGGCACAGATCGACGGCACCGTGAAGGGCTACTTCGTGGTGGGGGAGAACCCGGCGGTTGGCTCCTCCGGCGGCAAGGCCCAGCGGCTCGGGCTGGCCAACCTCGAATGGCTGGTGGTGCGCGACCTGACGCTGGTGGAGACCGCCACGTTCTGGAAGGACGGCCCCGAGCTGGAGACCGGGGAGATGCGCACCGAGGACATCGCCACCGAGGTGTTCTTCCTGCCCGCGGCGAGCCACGTGGAGAAGGAGGGCACCTTCACCAACACGCAACGGCTGCTGCAGTGGCGGGAGAAGGCGCTCGACCCGCCGGGCGACTGCCGCAGCGACCTGTCGTTCTACTACCACCTCGGCAAGCGGATCAGGCAGCGGATGTCCGCCGACGAGATCGACCGGCCCGTGCGCGAGCTGACCTGGGACTACCCCGAGGAGGGCGAGCACGCCGACCCCTCGGCGGAGGCCGTGCTGCGCGAGATCAACGGCACCGGCCCCGGCGGGCGGGCGCTGTCGGCCTACACCGAGCTGGCGCCCGACGGCTCCACCCGGTGCGGCTGCTGGATCTACTGCGGCGTCTACGCCGACGAGGTCAACCAGGCGGCCCGGCGCCGACCGGGACGCGAGCAGAACCGGGTCGCGCTCGAATGGGGCTGGGCGTGGCCGGCCAACCGGCGCATCCTCTACAACCGGGCCTCCGCCGACCCAGAGGGCCGCCCGTGGAGCGAACGCAAGGCCTACATCTGGTGGGACGCGGAGAAGGGCGAGTGGACCGGCGACGACGTGCCGGACTTCGAGAAGAACAAGCCGCCGGACTACGCGCCGCCCGAGGGCGCGCTGGCCGAGGCGGCGATCGCCGGGACCGACCCGTTCATCATGCAGGCAGACGGCAAGGGCTGGCTGTACGCCCCCACCGGACTGGCCGACGGGCCGCTGCCGGCGCACTACGAGCCGCACGAGTCGCCGGTGCGCAACACCCTGTACGGCCAGCAGGCCAACCCCGCCCGCCGGATCTACCCGCGTCCGGAGTCCCCCTACAACCCCCCGGAGTCATCGCGCTTCCCGTACGTGCTCACCACCTACCGCCTCACCGAGCACCACACCGCGGGGAGCATGAGCCGCCCGCTGGCCTACCTGGCCGAACTCCAGCCCGAACTGTTCTGCGAGGTCTCTCCGCAGCTCGCCGCCGAGGCCGGGCTGGCCAACGGGGAGTGGGCGACGATCGTGACGAGCCGGACCGCGATCGAGGCCCGCGTCCTGGTGACCGCGCGCGTCCGCCCGCTGCGCATCGAGGGCAGGACCATCCACCAGGTCGGCCTGCCGTACCACTGGGGGTGGGGTAGCGGCGGCCTGGTCACCGGTGACGTGACCAACGACCTGACGCCCATCGTGCTCGACCCGAACGTCTACATCCAGGAGGGCAAGGCCATGACCTGTGACCTGCGGCCCGGCAGGCGCCCCCGAGGGAAGGCCCTGCTCGACCTGATGGAGGAGTACCGCCATGGCTGA
- a CDS encoding 4Fe-4S dicluster domain-containing protein, whose protein sequence is MAERMGFFTDTSVCIGCKACEVACKEWNDVPDDGFVFRATSYDNTGSLGASTWRHVAFIEEPGRPPAGREQDGDGTSEGIEGWLMSSDVCKHCTHAACLDVCPTGALFRTEFGTVVVQADVCNGCGYCVPACPYGVIDRRERDGRAFKCTMCYDRQLGGLEPACAKACPTDSIQFGPLDELHARAEERVERLRSEGRPEARLYGASPDDGVGGAGAFFLLLADPEVYGLPPDPVVTTRDLPAMWQWAGGAALSLVGVVAVSFLRRR, encoded by the coding sequence ATGGCTGAGCGGATGGGGTTCTTCACCGACACCAGCGTCTGCATCGGGTGCAAGGCGTGCGAGGTCGCCTGCAAGGAGTGGAACGACGTCCCCGACGACGGCTTCGTCTTCCGGGCCACCTCCTACGACAACACCGGGAGCCTGGGGGCGAGCACCTGGCGCCATGTGGCCTTCATCGAGGAGCCCGGCAGGCCGCCGGCCGGCCGGGAGCAGGACGGCGACGGCACCTCCGAGGGCATCGAGGGCTGGCTGATGTCGTCGGATGTGTGCAAGCACTGCACGCACGCCGCGTGCCTGGACGTCTGCCCGACCGGAGCGCTGTTCCGCACCGAGTTCGGCACCGTGGTGGTCCAGGCGGACGTCTGCAACGGCTGCGGATACTGCGTGCCCGCCTGCCCCTACGGAGTGATCGACCGCAGGGAACGCGACGGCCGGGCGTTCAAATGCACGATGTGCTACGACCGGCAGCTCGGCGGGCTGGAGCCGGCCTGCGCCAAGGCCTGCCCGACCGACTCCATCCAGTTCGGGCCGCTGGACGAGTTGCACGCCCGCGCCGAGGAACGGGTGGAACGGCTGCGCTCCGAGGGCAGGCCGGAGGCCAGGCTGTACGGCGCGAGCCCCGACGACGGCGTGGGCGGCGCCGGGGCGTTCTTCCTGCTGCTGGCCGATCCCGAGGTGTACGGCCTGCCGCCCGATCCGGTGGTCACCACCCGCGACCTGCCCGCGATGTGGCAATGGGCCGGCGGGGCGGCCCTCTCCCTCGTCGGAGTCGTCGCCGTGTCCTTCCTGAGGAGGCGCTGA
- the nrfD gene encoding NrfD/PsrC family molybdoenzyme membrane anchor subunit, with product MRREQAMVPEAEFRSYYGQPVIKAPVWHEPHMPVYLYLGGLSGAASVMGAMAGLSGHDRLALTARLTAALGATAGAVFLVAELGRPERFLNMLRVFKPTSPMSMGSWTLAAHNTLTAVAAASAALAPRAASGRTTPWSGRGGTATGSGRTATLSRLAAALGPAGDAAILAAGLTTGPLMATYTAVLLADTAVPAWHDAHRELPFLFAGSALASAGAAGMLATPRAQAGPARAVAALGAAVETAAGMVLEGRLGLVGEPYRQGRAGRLMRTARALTAGGGLLAAVAGRSRALTALSGVALTAGSLCLRFGALEAGRASAADPKYTVVPQRRRLEAAESASVPAPPPS from the coding sequence GTGAGGCGGGAGCAGGCGATGGTGCCGGAGGCCGAGTTCCGGTCCTACTACGGGCAGCCGGTGATCAAGGCTCCGGTCTGGCATGAGCCCCACATGCCGGTCTACCTCTATCTGGGCGGCCTGTCCGGAGCGGCGTCGGTGATGGGGGCCATGGCCGGGCTCTCGGGGCACGACCGGCTCGCGCTCACCGCGAGGCTCACCGCGGCACTCGGAGCGACCGCCGGCGCGGTCTTCCTGGTCGCCGAGCTCGGCAGGCCGGAACGGTTCCTCAACATGCTGCGCGTCTTCAAGCCCACCTCGCCGATGAGCATGGGCTCATGGACCCTGGCCGCGCACAACACGCTGACGGCGGTGGCCGCCGCGTCAGCGGCCCTCGCCCCCCGGGCCGCGTCCGGGAGGACCACCCCATGGTCCGGTCGCGGTGGCACCGCGACCGGCTCAGGGAGAACCGCCACGCTTTCCCGGCTCGCCGCGGCCCTGGGACCCGCGGGTGACGCGGCGATCCTGGCCGCCGGGCTGACCACCGGCCCGCTGATGGCCACCTACACCGCGGTCCTCCTCGCCGACACCGCCGTGCCGGCCTGGCACGACGCCCACCGGGAGCTGCCGTTCCTGTTCGCCGGAAGCGCGCTGGCCAGCGCGGGAGCGGCGGGCATGCTGGCCACCCCCCGCGCGCAGGCCGGCCCGGCCCGTGCCGTCGCCGCGCTGGGAGCCGCCGTGGAGACGGCCGCCGGCATGGTGCTGGAAGGCCGGCTCGGCCTGGTCGGCGAGCCGTACCGCCAGGGCAGGGCGGGCCGTCTGATGCGCACGGCCCGGGCCCTGACGGCGGGCGGCGGCCTGCTCGCCGCGGTCGCCGGCCGCAGCCGCGCCCTCACCGCGCTGTCCGGTGTCGCCCTCACCGCGGGCTCGCTCTGCCTCCGCTTCGGCGCCCTGGAGGCAGGCAGGGCCTCGGCGGCCGACCCGAAGTACACGGTGGTGCCCCAGCGCCGGCGCCTCGAGGCGGCGGAGTCCGCCTCGGTCCCGGCGCCGCCGCCGAGCTGA
- a CDS encoding tyrosine-type recombinase/integrase: MKASYSKRCGCKDPETGKRLDAACPLLKNRRHGGYGFTTRLDTSQQNNRQIKRFGFPTLTAAEQAFSHVEDLIKLARDDEAMRRRIGDLIFECKHGEPFPDVEEVRRKLRFGVDLAASAGTVAELLEDWFASRRGKKATTKHTWRQHLNHYLIPQLGEIPRDRLRAAHIDALFDTIEERNAEIVAAKNEGRAPYLPGELRKAPRFVGIATQHRILATLRNAYNWGIKRRMVDFNPCAGVELPPEQRDPARVWSPEQVGTFLEVAERYPLGLLYRIALLRGLRRGEACGLRWSDMNLNTGHATIQQTILQFGGQTVIDTPKSKAGNRVVSLDSETVRLLKAHRATQRRARLAAGDGYKDNDLVFPRADGRPPSPDWVSERFQSIAKTAGLPVIKLHEARHTAATLGLEAGLDVKVVSVQLGHSTTTITRDLYQHVRQAVLDDAAERVVALIPSRRGASQTRS, from the coding sequence GTGAAAGCCTCCTACTCGAAACGCTGCGGCTGTAAAGATCCGGAAACCGGGAAGCGGCTAGACGCCGCATGCCCTCTGCTGAAAAACCGCCGGCACGGCGGATACGGGTTCACCACGCGGCTCGACACCTCCCAGCAGAACAATCGTCAGATTAAACGGTTCGGTTTCCCCACCCTCACTGCCGCCGAGCAAGCGTTCAGCCACGTAGAAGACCTCATCAAGCTCGCGAGAGACGACGAGGCGATGCGTCGCCGGATCGGTGACCTCATCTTCGAATGCAAGCATGGCGAGCCCTTCCCCGATGTTGAGGAGGTACGGCGCAAGCTCCGGTTCGGCGTGGATCTGGCAGCCTCAGCCGGCACCGTCGCCGAATTGCTTGAGGACTGGTTTGCCAGCCGGCGCGGCAAGAAGGCAACGACCAAGCACACTTGGCGCCAGCATCTGAATCACTACCTCATCCCCCAGCTCGGTGAAATCCCGCGCGACCGCCTCCGGGCCGCCCACATCGACGCTCTCTTTGACACGATCGAGGAGCGGAACGCCGAGATCGTGGCGGCCAAGAACGAGGGCCGGGCCCCCTATCTGCCAGGCGAACTACGTAAGGCCCCGAGGTTCGTTGGGATCGCCACCCAGCATCGGATCCTTGCCACTCTGCGAAACGCCTACAACTGGGGGATCAAACGGCGCATGGTTGATTTCAACCCGTGCGCCGGTGTGGAACTACCTCCGGAGCAGCGCGACCCGGCCCGGGTGTGGTCACCCGAGCAGGTCGGGACGTTCTTGGAGGTGGCGGAGCGCTACCCGCTCGGCCTGCTGTACCGGATCGCGCTCCTGCGCGGGCTACGCCGCGGCGAGGCATGTGGCCTTCGGTGGAGCGACATGAACCTGAACACGGGCCATGCCACCATCCAGCAGACCATCCTGCAGTTCGGCGGGCAAACCGTGATCGACACGCCGAAGTCCAAGGCCGGCAACCGGGTGGTCTCGCTCGATTCGGAAACGGTGAGGTTACTCAAGGCGCACCGTGCCACGCAGCGAAGGGCACGGCTCGCGGCCGGCGACGGCTACAAGGACAACGACCTGGTCTTCCCGCGCGCAGACGGTCGGCCGCCTTCGCCAGACTGGGTGTCGGAGCGGTTCCAGTCGATCGCGAAAACCGCGGGCCTGCCGGTGATCAAACTGCATGAGGCGCGGCATACGGCGGCGACGCTCGGCCTGGAGGCGGGCCTGGACGTGAAGGTGGTCTCAGTGCAACTGGGCCACTCGACAACGACCATCACACGAGACCTGTATCAGCATGTTCGACAGGCCGTTCTGGACGACGCGGCGGAGAGGGTGGTGGCGCTCATCCCGAGCCGGAGAGGCGCCTCGCAGACAAGATCATGA
- a CDS encoding HARBI1 family protein: MPREVVLFLAGLLRAERVRRRTRAGTRALGEFKQAVLIIRWLVDGARIARPAADNAISHATCDRYVEEGVTVLKAQAPTLQEALTAAKAAGYTRLHLDGTLIETDRCRALGPNGADLWWSGKHKQHGGNIQVLSSPGGDPLWTSEVRPGREHDLTCARLHGLLDPLAKAAEDGLITLADLGYVDAGMGFRLPYKRSRGGTLTDDQIQYNKVHGALRALAERANAQLKMRFKALRNVSKCPWKIGGIVAAALVLFHREQAHKQLSPSVNAGC; the protein is encoded by the coding sequence ATGCCGCGCGAGGTTGTGCTGTTTCTGGCCGGGCTGTTGCGCGCCGAGCGGGTACGGCGCCGCACCCGCGCGGGCACTCGGGCGCTGGGCGAGTTCAAGCAGGCCGTTCTGATCATCCGCTGGCTGGTGGACGGCGCTCGGATCGCCCGGCCGGCCGCCGATAACGCCATCTCGCACGCGACCTGTGATCGGTACGTCGAAGAAGGGGTCACCGTATTGAAGGCCCAGGCGCCGACGCTACAGGAGGCGCTCACGGCGGCGAAGGCCGCCGGCTACACCCGCCTGCATCTGGATGGCACGCTGATCGAAACCGACCGCTGCCGCGCCCTGGGCCCGAACGGCGCCGACCTGTGGTGGAGTGGAAAACACAAGCAGCACGGCGGCAACATTCAGGTCCTGTCCAGCCCCGGCGGCGACCCGCTGTGGACTTCTGAGGTACGGCCCGGCCGTGAACACGATCTCACCTGTGCCCGCCTGCACGGCCTCCTCGACCCGCTGGCCAAGGCCGCCGAGGACGGGCTGATCACGTTGGCCGACCTCGGCTACGTCGATGCGGGTATGGGGTTTCGCCTGCCGTACAAGAGGTCTCGGGGTGGCACACTCACCGACGATCAGATCCAGTACAACAAGGTCCACGGTGCGCTCCGAGCCCTCGCCGAACGAGCGAACGCCCAGCTCAAGATGCGGTTCAAGGCACTGCGGAACGTCAGCAAGTGCCCTTGGAAGATCGGCGGTATCGTCGCCGCGGCGCTCGTCCTCTTCCACCGGGAGCAAGCTCACAAGCAGCTGTCACCCAGCGTGAACGCCGGTTGCTGA